One Streptomyces fagopyri DNA window includes the following coding sequences:
- a CDS encoding putative leader peptide, protein MKKRPDLTRRRHVDLARVSSAFCCREA, encoded by the coding sequence ATGAAGAAGCGACCGGACCTCACGCGACGACGCCACGTCGATCTCGCGCGTGTCTCCAGCGCCTTCTGTTGTCGCGAAGCCTGA
- a CDS encoding LysR family transcriptional regulator, with translation MRTEQLEYIAAVTRLGSLRRAAEELHLSQPALSETVRNLERELGVDLLERKRSGARMSAEGRELLPHIINVLDAVDRLRGAAGEQHRVSRMVRVGTVNAATVPLLIPVVRGFRATHPQTQVEVVGAQQTEIHRALSEGGFDLGLVNHLDGDDMPAGFETTELLRGRPVVCVRPDSPLAASSAVSPADLLDGREPLIAMRSGYVMHRYLHRFLEGRGPSLSYSTDGAEMGKLMVAEGLGVTVLPDFSVIGDPLERCGTLTYRPLTDGTTRVLLMLRRRRTDSVPRAAGDLHDAFVRRSAELGGDLAATARAGGDRPGAPSCDHPKSHSFDGSA, from the coding sequence GTGCGCACCGAGCAACTGGAGTACATCGCGGCGGTCACCCGCCTCGGCTCATTGCGCCGGGCCGCCGAGGAACTCCATCTCTCACAGCCCGCGCTGAGCGAGACCGTACGGAATCTGGAGCGGGAGCTCGGCGTCGACCTCCTGGAGCGCAAGCGGTCCGGGGCCCGGATGAGCGCCGAGGGGCGCGAACTGCTGCCGCACATCATCAACGTGCTGGACGCGGTCGACCGGCTGCGCGGCGCGGCGGGCGAGCAGCACCGCGTCAGCCGGATGGTCCGCGTCGGCACGGTGAACGCGGCGACGGTGCCGCTGCTCATCCCGGTCGTCCGGGGATTTCGCGCGACGCACCCGCAGACACAGGTCGAAGTGGTCGGCGCACAGCAGACGGAGATCCACCGGGCCCTCTCGGAGGGCGGTTTCGACCTCGGGCTGGTGAACCACCTGGACGGCGACGACATGCCCGCCGGCTTCGAGACCACCGAACTGCTGCGCGGACGGCCGGTGGTGTGCGTACGCCCGGACAGTCCGCTGGCCGCGTCGTCCGCCGTGTCGCCGGCCGATCTCCTCGACGGGCGCGAGCCCTTGATCGCGATGCGCTCCGGCTATGTCATGCACCGCTACCTGCACCGGTTCCTGGAGGGCCGGGGTCCGTCCCTGTCGTACTCGACCGACGGTGCGGAGATGGGCAAGCTCATGGTCGCCGAGGGTCTCGGCGTCACCGTACTGCCCGACTTCAGCGTCATCGGCGATCCTCTGGAGCGGTGCGGGACCCTCACGTACCGGCCGCTCACCGACGGCACGACCCGCGTCCTGCTGATGCTGCGGCGCCGCAGGACGGACTCCGTCCCGCGCGCCGCGGGCGACCTGCACGACGCGTTCGTGCGCAGGTCCGCGGAGCTCGGCGGCGATCTGGCGGCCACGGCCCGGGCCGGCGGCGACCGCCCGGGGGCGCCGTCCTGTGACCATCCGAAGAGTCACTCGTTTGACGGATCGGCGTGA
- a CDS encoding MMPL family transporter produces the protein MSLTPRRALWLIPVVLLVAWLGIGGTLGPYAGRLGEVSTNDRAAFLPRSAESTEVVARQRAFQQAETLPAIVVWTVDDGGTSTGARQAAATRALASLTGVPGVVGEASPALPSRDGKALEGVVQLRPDLGKRLPDTLDRIRSAAERVPGTTARTAGPAASQADLTDAFAGIDGLLLGVALATVLVILLLVHRSVLLPLVIILGSVFALGLACAIVYALAAHDVVRVDGQVQGILSILVIGAATDYALLLTARYREELALRADRFAAVRAALRRSWGAIVASAGTVALGLLALLLSDLTNNRALGPVGAIGVVCAVLSSLTFLPAVLVLLGPAAYWPAAPRATGDARGGSRVWNRVAALVDRAPRKVWAGALVGLLACAAFAPTLTAKGVPLDEIFVDDAPSVAAQESLGRHFPGGSGNPAVIIANADRVDQVTAAARATDGVASAVAVTASGRPGGGAPQVVDGRVRVDATLRAAADSGAATDTVARLRDAVHAVPDADALVGGYTAQQYDTRRTAEHDRTLIVPVVLAIILVILVGLLRSLLMPVLLVATVALNFLATLGISSLVFRHVFGFTGTDASVPLYGFVFLVALGVDYNIFLMSRVREESLIHGVRQGVLRGLVSTGGVITSAGVVLAATFAALGVIPLAFLVQIAFIVAFGVLLDTLVVRSLLVPALVRDIGRRAWWPGRLSREPAPLPGVEEHVTV, from the coding sequence ATGTCCCTCACCCCGCGACGGGCCCTGTGGCTGATCCCCGTCGTCCTGCTCGTCGCCTGGCTCGGCATCGGAGGAACCCTCGGCCCCTACGCCGGCCGGCTCGGCGAGGTCTCGACCAACGACCGGGCCGCGTTCCTGCCGCGCAGCGCCGAGTCCACCGAGGTGGTCGCCCGGCAGCGCGCCTTCCAGCAGGCCGAGACGCTGCCCGCGATCGTCGTCTGGACCGTCGACGACGGCGGGACGTCGACCGGAGCCCGGCAGGCCGCCGCCACCCGCGCGCTCGCCTCGCTGACCGGCGTCCCGGGGGTGGTCGGCGAGGCGTCCCCCGCACTGCCGTCGCGCGACGGCAAGGCGCTGGAGGGTGTCGTCCAACTGAGGCCCGACCTGGGCAAGCGGCTCCCCGACACGCTCGACCGGATCCGCTCGGCGGCCGAGCGCGTCCCGGGGACGACCGCCCGGACGGCGGGGCCCGCGGCCAGCCAGGCGGACCTCACCGACGCGTTCGCCGGGATCGACGGACTGCTGCTCGGGGTGGCCCTCGCCACCGTGCTGGTCATCCTGCTGCTCGTCCACCGCAGCGTGCTGCTGCCGCTCGTCATCATCCTCGGCTCGGTCTTCGCGCTCGGCCTCGCCTGCGCCATCGTCTACGCGCTCGCCGCCCACGACGTCGTACGCGTCGACGGCCAGGTGCAGGGCATCCTCTCCATCCTGGTGATCGGCGCCGCCACCGACTACGCGCTGCTGCTGACCGCGCGCTACCGCGAGGAACTCGCCCTGCGCGCCGACCGGTTCGCGGCCGTCCGGGCGGCGCTGCGCCGGTCCTGGGGTGCCATCGTCGCCAGCGCGGGAACCGTCGCCCTCGGCCTGCTGGCGCTGCTGCTCAGCGATCTGACGAACAACCGGGCGCTCGGACCGGTGGGCGCCATCGGCGTGGTCTGCGCCGTACTGAGCTCGCTGACCTTCCTGCCGGCCGTCCTGGTGCTGCTCGGGCCCGCCGCCTACTGGCCGGCCGCGCCCCGGGCCACGGGTGACGCGCGGGGCGGCAGCCGCGTCTGGAACCGGGTCGCGGCCCTGGTGGACCGTGCGCCGCGAAAGGTCTGGGCGGGCGCCCTGGTGGGGCTGCTCGCCTGCGCGGCCTTCGCGCCCACGCTGACCGCCAAGGGCGTTCCGCTCGACGAGATCTTCGTCGACGACGCGCCGTCCGTCGCCGCGCAGGAGAGTCTCGGACGGCACTTCCCGGGCGGCTCCGGGAACCCCGCCGTGATCATCGCCAACGCGGACCGCGTCGACCAGGTCACGGCGGCGGCGCGTGCCACCGACGGGGTCGCGTCGGCCGTCGCGGTCACGGCGTCCGGACGTCCGGGCGGGGGAGCGCCCCAGGTCGTCGACGGCCGCGTCCGCGTAGACGCCACCCTGCGAGCCGCCGCCGACAGCGGCGCGGCCACCGACACCGTGGCGCGACTGCGCGACGCGGTGCACGCCGTGCCGGACGCCGACGCGCTCGTCGGGGGCTACACCGCCCAGCAGTACGACACCCGGCGGACCGCCGAACACGACCGCACCCTCATCGTGCCCGTGGTGCTCGCCATCATCCTGGTCATCCTGGTGGGCCTGCTGCGCTCGCTGCTGATGCCGGTGCTGCTCGTGGCCACGGTGGCGCTCAACTTCCTCGCCACCCTCGGGATCTCCTCGCTCGTCTTCCGCCATGTTTTCGGCTTCACCGGCACCGACGCGTCCGTTCCGCTGTACGGCTTCGTGTTCCTGGTGGCCCTCGGCGTGGACTACAACATCTTCCTGATGTCCCGGGTCCGGGAGGAGTCGTTGATCCACGGTGTGCGCCAGGGGGTGCTGCGCGGACTCGTCAGCACCGGCGGGGTGATCACCTCGGCGGGCGTGGTCCTCGCCGCGACCTTCGCCGCCCTCGGTGTCATCCCGCTGGCCTTCCTCGTGCAGATCGCCTTCATCGTCGCCTTCGGCGTCCTGCTCGACACCCTGGTGGTGCGCTCGCTGCTGGTGCCCGCACTCGTCCGTGACATCGGGCGACGCGCGTGGTGGCCGGGACGGCTCAGCCGCGAGCCCGCCCCGCTGCCCGGGGTCGAGGAGCACGTCACCGTCTGA
- a CDS encoding MarR family winged helix-turn-helix transcriptional regulator, with the protein MARRDDGDDRAGDPPPEGGRGLEGAEATGLQAFAVQLRRMNGEINRLVHAFAGEHGLHATDVQALAAILDAPEPLTPGRLRDHLGLTSGAVTACLDRLERAGHIRRVRESPDRRVVHLHYVSEARTAARAHFRPLAEVTARVRDRFDEDELSVVLRFLAEMNEELSTVRSPGR; encoded by the coding sequence GTGGCCAGACGAGACGACGGTGACGACCGGGCGGGTGACCCGCCGCCCGAGGGCGGTCGGGGGCTGGAGGGTGCCGAGGCGACCGGTCTCCAGGCCTTCGCGGTGCAGCTGCGCCGCATGAACGGCGAGATCAACCGTCTGGTGCACGCCTTCGCCGGTGAACACGGTCTGCACGCGACCGACGTACAGGCGCTGGCCGCGATCCTCGACGCGCCGGAGCCGCTCACCCCCGGCCGGCTGCGCGACCATCTCGGACTCACCTCGGGCGCGGTCACGGCCTGTCTCGACCGGCTCGAACGCGCGGGCCACATCCGGCGGGTCAGGGAGAGTCCCGACCGCAGGGTGGTCCACCTGCACTACGTCTCCGAGGCCAGGACGGCGGCCCGCGCCCATTTCCGGCCGCTCGCCGAGGTCACCGCGCGGGTGCGCGACCGTTTCGACGAGGACGAGCTGTCCGTGGTGCTCCGCTTCCTCGCCGAGATGAACGAGGAACTCTCCACCGTGCGCTCACCCGGCCGCTGA
- a CDS encoding DUF4142 domain-containing protein codes for MRIARNAGTLFVAGALTMTLAALAYPAVIGVQTTSSAPNRVIANTPTGPLTEADRDFVVKVRAAGLWEYPVGQLALQKGTIPAVRTAGDHLIRGHAALDDTDRKVAATLGITIPNKPSPQQQGFVTTLTADTGKQFDTDFANILRLTHGTIFLTVAKIRSTTENSLVRQLADQANDTVLDHITVMEKTGLVNFDQVLFQETTPPKLPSQNVTPPAPAPGEPTVVLTPPAGSSASPSPTVR; via the coding sequence ATGCGCATTGCACGGAACGCAGGAACGCTCTTCGTGGCAGGTGCGTTGACCATGACGCTCGCCGCGCTCGCGTACCCTGCCGTGATCGGTGTGCAGACCACGTCCAGCGCCCCGAACCGCGTGATCGCCAACACTCCGACCGGCCCGTTGACCGAGGCCGACCGTGACTTCGTCGTCAAGGTGCGGGCGGCGGGACTCTGGGAGTACCCGGTCGGACAGCTGGCACTCCAGAAGGGCACCATCCCGGCGGTCAGAACCGCCGGCGACCACCTGATCAGGGGCCACGCCGCGCTGGACGACACCGACCGCAAGGTCGCCGCCACGCTCGGTATCACCATCCCCAACAAGCCGTCTCCGCAGCAGCAGGGCTTCGTCACGACCCTGACCGCGGACACCGGCAAGCAGTTCGACACGGACTTCGCCAACATCCTGCGGCTGACCCACGGAACGATCTTCCTGACCGTCGCGAAGATCAGGTCCACCACCGAGAACTCCCTGGTGCGCCAGCTGGCCGACCAGGCCAACGACACGGTGCTCGACCACATCACGGTGATGGAGAAGACCGGACTGGTCAACTTCGACCAGGTGCTGTTCCAGGAGACCACCCCGCCGAAGCTGCCGTCCCAGAACGTCACGCCGCCCGCACCCGCGCCGGGCGAGCCGACCGTCGTCCTCACCCCGCCCGCGGGTAGCTCCGCGTCCCCCTCGCCGACGGTGCGGTGA
- a CDS encoding MerR family transcriptional regulator — protein MGEDRPTPSSEPAAQPSEAGVTTGALARRLGVSPTTLRSWDRRYGVGPAVRSGGRHRRWTPQDVAMLEEMCRLTSAGVPPAEAARTARKGVERIPSGSDPRATAGPLGRQRSQAAGALPLGDVRQECRGLARAAVRLDAPAMDDQLASLVERHGLVVAWDEVMVPTLHAVGRKWESSGDRYVEVEHLLSWHISRTLHRATEPARPDAPATGAGPVVLACVPGEQHSLPLQALHAGLAELGLPARMFGAAVPTEALTAAVRRLGPTAVVLWAQTRSTADVPLARHVAGTHWGVKGARNHPAVVLGGPGWAGRPLRGMLRPTGLRDALGSLRGLYDGVAPVPAS, from the coding sequence ATGGGCGAGGACCGACCGACACCGTCGTCAGAACCGGCCGCACAGCCCTCCGAGGCGGGCGTCACCACGGGTGCGCTGGCCCGTCGGCTCGGAGTGTCGCCCACCACGCTGCGCTCCTGGGACCGGCGGTACGGGGTGGGTCCCGCGGTCCGCTCCGGCGGCCGGCACCGCCGCTGGACGCCGCAGGACGTGGCGATGCTGGAGGAGATGTGCCGGCTGACGTCCGCGGGGGTGCCGCCCGCCGAGGCGGCCAGGACCGCGCGGAAGGGCGTCGAGCGGATACCGTCCGGCTCCGACCCGCGCGCGACGGCCGGTCCTCTCGGTCGCCAGCGTTCACAGGCGGCCGGCGCGCTGCCGCTCGGTGACGTCCGGCAGGAGTGCAGGGGCCTGGCGCGCGCCGCCGTACGCCTCGACGCGCCCGCGATGGACGATCAGCTGGCCTCGCTCGTGGAACGGCACGGCCTGGTCGTCGCCTGGGACGAGGTGATGGTGCCCACCCTGCACGCCGTGGGACGCAAGTGGGAGTCCTCCGGCGACCGCTACGTGGAGGTGGAGCACCTGTTGTCCTGGCACATCTCCCGGACCCTCCACCGGGCCACCGAGCCGGCCCGGCCCGACGCTCCCGCGACCGGCGCGGGGCCCGTGGTGCTGGCGTGCGTCCCCGGCGAGCAGCACAGCCTGCCGTTGCAGGCGCTGCACGCCGGACTCGCCGAACTCGGCCTGCCCGCAAGGATGTTCGGTGCGGCCGTGCCCACCGAGGCGCTGACAGCGGCGGTACGGCGGCTGGGCCCGACCGCCGTCGTGCTGTGGGCCCAGACCCGTTCGACGGCCGACGTCCCGCTCGCCCGGCATGTGGCCGGCACCCACTGGGGTGTCAAGGGCGCCCGCAATCATCCCGCCGTCGTGCTGGGCGGCCCCGGCTGGGCCGGACGCCCGCTGCGCGGGATGCTCCGCCCGACGGGGCTGCGGGACGCCCTCGGATCCCTCAGGGGCCTCTACGACGGCGTCGCCCCGGTCCCGGCAAGCTGA
- a CDS encoding IS110 family RNA-guided transposase, whose translation MFDTEDVGVFLGLDVGKSSHHGHGLTPAGKKVFDKQLPNSEPKLRAVFDKLAAKFGTVLVTVDQPASIGALPLTVARDAGCKVAYLPGLAMRRIADLYPGEAKTDAKDAAVIADAARTMPHTLRSLELTDEITAELTVLVGFDQDLAAEATRTSNRIRGLLTQFHPSLERVLGPRLDHQAVTWLLERYGSPAALRRAGRRRLVELIRPKAPRMAQRLIDDVFEALDEQTVVVPGTGTLDLVVPSLARSLAAVHEQRRALEAQINALLEAHPLSPVLRSMPGVGVRTAAVLLVTVGDGTSFPNAAHLASYAGLAPATRSSGTSIHGEHAPRGGNRQLKRAMFLSAFACMNADPASRAYYDKQRARGKTHTQALLRLARQRISVLFAMLRDGTFYESRPPADVELAA comes from the coding sequence ATGTTCGATACCGAAGACGTGGGCGTGTTCCTCGGCCTGGACGTCGGCAAGAGCTCCCATCACGGGCACGGGCTGACTCCGGCCGGCAAGAAGGTCTTCGACAAGCAGCTGCCCAACAGTGAGCCGAAACTGCGGGCCGTGTTCGACAAACTGGCCGCGAAGTTCGGCACCGTCCTGGTGACCGTGGACCAGCCCGCCTCCATCGGAGCCCTCCCGCTCACGGTCGCCCGGGACGCCGGCTGCAAGGTCGCCTACCTGCCCGGACTCGCGATGCGGCGAATCGCCGACCTGTATCCGGGCGAGGCCAAGACCGACGCCAAGGACGCCGCCGTGATCGCGGATGCGGCCCGCACCATGCCGCACACTCTGCGCTCGCTGGAACTCACCGACGAGATCACCGCCGAACTCACGGTCCTCGTCGGCTTCGACCAGGACCTCGCGGCCGAGGCCACCCGCACCTCCAACCGGATACGCGGCCTGCTCACCCAGTTCCACCCGTCGCTGGAGCGCGTTCTGGGCCCCCGCCTCGACCACCAGGCCGTCACCTGGCTGCTGGAGCGCTACGGCTCCCCCGCCGCACTGCGCAGAGCCGGCCGCCGCAGGCTCGTCGAGCTCATCCGGCCCAAGGCCCCGCGCATGGCCCAGCGGCTGATCGACGATGTCTTCGAGGCGTTGGACGAGCAGACCGTCGTGGTCCCGGGGACCGGCACCCTCGACCTCGTCGTGCCCTCCCTGGCCCGCTCGCTCGCCGCTGTCCACGAACAGCGCCGGGCCCTGGAAGCCCAGATCAACGCCCTGCTGGAGGCCCACCCTCTTTCCCCGGTCCTGAGGTCGATGCCCGGCGTCGGCGTCAGGACCGCCGCCGTCCTGCTGGTCACCGTCGGCGACGGCACCAGCTTCCCCAACGCCGCCCACCTGGCCTCCTACGCCGGACTCGCCCCGGCGACCAGGTCGTCGGGGACCTCGATCCACGGCGAACACGCGCCCCGAGGCGGCAACCGCCAGCTCAAACGCGCCATGTTCCTTTCCGCCTTCGCTTGCATGAACGCCGATCCCGCCTCCCGCGCCTACTACGACAAGCAACGCGCCCGCGGCAAAACCCACACCCAGGCCCTCCTCCGCCTCGCCCGCCAACGCATCAGCGTCCTGTTCGCCATGCTCCGAGACGGCACCTTCTACGAATCCCGCCCGCCCGCGGACGTCGAACTCGCCGCATGA
- the sfnG gene encoding dimethylsulfone monooxygenase SfnG encodes MSANEPVRFAYWVPNVSGGLVTSTIEQRTDWGYDYNRELAVLAENNGFDYALTQVRYMAGYGAEFQHESTSFSLALLLATRRLKVIAAVHPGLWHPGVLAKLGATADHLSNGRFAVNVVSGWFKGEFTALGEPWLEHDERYRRSEEFIHALRRIWTEDHTELAGDFYRLRDFTLKPKPLSSPGRPHPEIFQGGNSTAARAMAGRVSDWYFSNGKDFDGVVEQIADVRASAERAGRRPPRFGLNGFLIARDTETEARDTLREIVARADTEAVEGFGAAVKQAGQSTADGKGMWQDSRFEDLVQYNDGFRTGLIGTPEQIAERIVAYKRLGVDLLLLGFLHYHEEVEYFGRRVLPLVRELEAGLPDTEPESAPAHV; translated from the coding sequence GTGTCCGCAAACGAACCCGTCCGCTTCGCCTACTGGGTCCCCAACGTCAGCGGCGGCCTGGTCACCAGCACGATCGAGCAGCGCACCGACTGGGGATACGACTACAACCGCGAACTGGCCGTCCTGGCCGAGAACAACGGCTTCGACTACGCGCTCACCCAGGTCCGCTACATGGCCGGTTACGGCGCCGAGTTCCAGCACGAGTCGACCAGCTTCAGCCTCGCCCTGCTCCTGGCCACGCGGCGGCTCAAGGTCATCGCCGCCGTCCACCCGGGCCTGTGGCACCCGGGTGTCCTGGCCAAACTCGGCGCCACCGCCGACCATCTGTCGAACGGCCGCTTCGCCGTCAACGTCGTCAGCGGCTGGTTCAAAGGGGAGTTCACCGCGCTCGGCGAACCGTGGCTGGAGCACGACGAGCGCTACCGCCGCTCGGAGGAGTTCATCCACGCCCTGCGCCGGATCTGGACCGAGGACCACACCGAACTCGCCGGTGACTTCTACCGGTTGCGTGACTTCACCCTGAAGCCCAAGCCGCTCAGCTCCCCCGGGCGTCCGCACCCGGAGATCTTCCAGGGCGGCAACTCCACCGCCGCCCGCGCCATGGCGGGCAGGGTCAGCGACTGGTACTTCTCCAACGGCAAGGACTTCGACGGAGTCGTCGAACAGATCGCGGACGTGAGGGCGTCGGCGGAGCGGGCCGGGCGCCGGCCACCCCGGTTCGGGCTCAACGGATTCCTGATCGCCCGGGACACCGAGACCGAGGCCCGTGACACCCTGCGCGAGATCGTGGCCCGGGCCGACACCGAGGCCGTCGAGGGCTTCGGCGCCGCGGTGAAACAGGCCGGACAGTCCACCGCCGACGGCAAGGGCATGTGGCAGGACTCCCGCTTCGAGGACCTGGTCCAGTACAACGACGGCTTCCGTACGGGGCTGATCGGCACCCCGGAACAGATCGCCGAGCGGATCGTCGCCTACAAGCGCCTCGGCGTCGACCTCCTCCTGCTCGGCTTCCTGCACTACCACGAGGAGGTCGAGTACTTCGGCCGCCGTGTGCTGCCCCTCGTCCGCGAGCTGGAGGCCGGGCTGCCGGACACCGAGCCCGAGTCCGCCCCCGCGCACGTCTGA
- a CDS encoding SDR family oxidoreductase, translating into MSEDDTGLRCLVTGATGYIGGRLVPELLAEGHRVRCLARSPAKLRDYPWAGEAEVVRGDVLDADSVAEAMRDTDVAYYLVHALGTGHDFEATDREAARIFGERARAAGVRRIVYLGGLTPPGVPETELSPHLRSRTEVGRILLHSGVPTTVLRAAVIIGSGSASFEMLRYLTERLPVMVTPSWVHTRIQPMGVRDVLRTLVGSALMPADVNRTFDIGGPEILTYLEMMRRYATIAALPRRLIFPVPVLTPRLSSHWVGLVTPVPASIARPLTESLRHEVVCHEHDIVRYVPDPPGRPIGFDEAVSLALQRVRDAQVTTRWSSASVPGAPSDPLPTDPDWAGGSLYTDRRELTVDAPREALWKVIEGIGGDNGWYSFPLAWAVRGWLDRMVGGVGLRRGRRDATRLRTGDSLDFWRVEEIEPGHLLRLRAEMRLPGLAWLEMYAETGDDGGSRFRQRALFHPHGLLGHAYWWSVSPFHAAVFGGMARNIAKAAVKHAADSAPATKPESASTP; encoded by the coding sequence ATGAGCGAGGACGACACCGGCCTGCGATGTCTGGTGACCGGTGCCACGGGCTACATCGGCGGACGGCTGGTCCCCGAGCTGCTGGCGGAGGGACACCGGGTGCGCTGTCTCGCCCGCTCCCCCGCCAAGCTGCGCGACTACCCGTGGGCGGGCGAGGCGGAGGTCGTGCGGGGCGACGTACTGGACGCCGACTCGGTGGCCGAGGCGATGCGTGACACGGATGTCGCGTACTACCTCGTCCACGCCCTCGGCACGGGCCACGACTTCGAGGCGACCGACCGCGAGGCGGCGCGGATCTTCGGCGAGCGGGCCCGCGCGGCCGGCGTCCGGCGGATCGTCTACCTGGGCGGCCTCACCCCGCCGGGTGTACCGGAGACGGAACTGTCGCCGCACCTCAGATCCCGTACCGAGGTCGGCCGCATCCTGCTGCACTCCGGCGTGCCGACCACCGTGCTGCGCGCCGCGGTGATCATCGGCTCCGGCTCGGCGTCCTTCGAGATGCTGCGCTACCTCACGGAGCGGCTGCCGGTGATGGTCACGCCGAGCTGGGTGCACACCCGCATCCAGCCGATGGGGGTACGGGACGTGCTGCGCACCCTCGTCGGCAGCGCCCTGATGCCCGCGGACGTCAACCGCACCTTCGACATCGGCGGCCCCGAGATCCTGACGTACCTGGAGATGATGCGGCGGTACGCGACCATCGCCGCCCTGCCCCGCAGGCTCATCTTCCCCGTGCCGGTGCTCACCCCCCGGCTGTCCAGTCACTGGGTCGGACTCGTCACCCCGGTACCCGCGTCCATCGCGCGCCCGCTCACCGAGTCGCTGCGGCACGAGGTCGTGTGCCACGAACACGACATCGTCCGGTACGTGCCCGATCCGCCGGGGCGTCCGATCGGCTTCGACGAGGCGGTGTCCCTGGCGCTGCAGCGGGTGAGGGACGCCCAGGTCACCACGAGGTGGTCGTCGGCCTCGGTGCCGGGCGCGCCCAGCGATCCGCTCCCCACCGACCCCGACTGGGCGGGCGGCAGCCTCTACACCGACCGTCGCGAGCTGACCGTGGACGCGCCGCGCGAGGCCCTGTGGAAGGTGATCGAGGGTATCGGCGGCGACAACGGCTGGTACTCCTTCCCCCTGGCCTGGGCCGTGCGCGGCTGGCTGGACCGCATGGTGGGCGGTGTCGGTCTGCGGCGCGGGCGACGCGACGCGACCCGCCTGCGGACGGGCGACTCGCTCGACTTCTGGCGGGTCGAGGAGATCGAGCCGGGCCATCTGCTGCGGCTGCGCGCGGAGATGCGGCTGCCGGGGCTGGCCTGGCTGGAGATGTACGCCGAGACCGGCGACGACGGCGGGTCACGGTTCCGCCAGCGGGCGCTGTTCCACCCGCACGGGCTGCTGGGGCACGCCTACTGGTGGAGCGTCTCGCCGTTCCACGCCGCCGTGTTCGGCGGCATGGCCCGCAACATCGCGAAGGCCGCGGTGAAGCACGCGGCCGACAGCGCCCCCGCGACGAAACCGGAATCCGCGTCCACTCCCTGA
- a CDS encoding cryptochrome/photolyase family protein, with product MNVSVVLFTSDLRLHDHPALRAAHDGSAALVPLFVRDDAVAAAGFTAPNRMAFLADCLADLDAGLRERGGRLVVRSGDVAAQVCKVVSEADADEVHMAAGVSAYARRREDRLRAALEAEGCRLHVHDTVITALAPGAVTPASSDHFAVFTPYFRHWSQQPLRGAVAAPRTVRVPDGVASEPLPSREGLSGISAGLARGGETEARGRLASWLRSGIASYEDRHDDLPGDATSRFSPHLHFGSLSPVELVHRARGTGGAGAEAFVRQLAWRDFHHQVLAARPDAAVADYRTRHDSWRSETEAREDIAAWKEGRTGYPVVDAAMRQLRHEGWMHNRGRLLTASFLTKTLYVDWRVGARHFLELLVDGDVANNQLNWQWMAGTGTDTRPNRVLNPVLQARRYDPDGEYVRRWVPELEGIAGAAVHEPWKLRGLDRAAYDYPDPVVELPDGLARFKNARGRD from the coding sequence ATGAACGTCTCGGTCGTCCTGTTCACCTCGGACCTGCGTCTGCACGACCATCCGGCGCTGCGGGCGGCCCACGACGGCTCGGCCGCGCTGGTGCCCCTCTTCGTGCGCGACGACGCCGTGGCCGCGGCGGGGTTCACGGCTCCCAACCGGATGGCGTTCCTCGCGGACTGTCTGGCGGACCTCGACGCCGGACTGCGTGAGCGGGGCGGACGGCTGGTGGTGCGTTCCGGTGACGTGGCCGCCCAGGTGTGCAAGGTGGTCTCCGAGGCGGACGCCGACGAGGTGCACATGGCCGCCGGCGTCAGCGCCTACGCGCGCCGCCGAGAGGACCGGCTGCGCGCGGCCCTGGAGGCCGAGGGGTGCCGCCTGCACGTCCACGACACCGTGATCACCGCGCTCGCGCCGGGTGCCGTCACCCCGGCCTCGTCGGACCACTTCGCGGTCTTCACCCCGTACTTCCGGCACTGGTCGCAGCAGCCACTGCGTGGCGCGGTCGCCGCGCCGCGGACGGTCCGGGTACCGGACGGTGTCGCCTCGGAGCCGCTCCCCTCCCGCGAGGGCCTGTCCGGGATCTCCGCGGGACTGGCGCGAGGCGGCGAGACGGAGGCCCGCGGGAGACTCGCCTCCTGGCTGCGGAGCGGGATCGCGTCGTACGAGGACCGGCACGACGACCTGCCCGGCGACGCCACCTCCCGGTTCTCCCCGCACCTGCACTTCGGCTCGCTCTCCCCGGTCGAGCTGGTGCACCGGGCCCGCGGCACCGGCGGGGCGGGCGCGGAGGCCTTCGTACGGCAGCTGGCCTGGCGCGACTTCCACCACCAGGTGCTCGCCGCGCGGCCGGACGCCGCCGTCGCCGACTACCGCACCCGGCACGACAGCTGGCGCTCGGAGACCGAGGCCCGGGAGGACATCGCCGCGTGGAAGGAGGGGCGCACCGGCTATCCGGTGGTCGACGCGGCGATGCGCCAACTGCGCCACGAGGGCTGGATGCACAACCGGGGGCGGCTGCTGACGGCGAGCTTCCTCACCAAGACCCTCTACGTGGACTGGCGGGTCGGCGCCCGGCACTTCCTGGAACTCCTCGTGGACGGCGATGTCGCCAACAACCAGCTCAACTGGCAGTGGATGGCCGGCACGGGCACGGACACCCGCCCCAACCGGGTCCTCAATCCGGTCCTCCAGGCGAGGCGTTACGATCCCGACGGGGAGTACGTCCGACGGTGGGTGCCGGAACTGGAGGGGATCGCCGGTGCCGCCGTGCACGAACCGTGGAAGCTGCGGGGCCTTGACCGCGCCGCCTACGATTACCCGGACCCCGTGGTCGAACTTCCGGACGGGCTGGCCCGCTTCAAGAACGCCCGGGGCCGGGACTGA